The Acidobacteriota bacterium genome window below encodes:
- a CDS encoding mandelate racemase/muconate lactonizing enzyme family protein — protein sequence MTTRFSRRAFLGSVPALAALPHVSSAAGAAPRLPLGQPELGLRITGMELITVRATARTNWIFVRLATNDGMTGLGEASMGRLPALPELDEFFELVRDRSPFEIQRYRQQGRPRAAGGDRRLATAFSAIEQAQWDLVGKALQAPAYDLTGGALRHELPGYANINRATSDRTPEGFAANARQAVADGFRAIKAAPFDGFPPLDGPAAEVEAATELGIACIEAMRAAIGPDVDLKIDVHSFFDVPLAIEVAERLQPQALSWYEEPVPPTDVESTRAIKEGIRQTMAGGEFLFGVEGFAPLCRERAVDIIMPDVKHCGGVAELGRIATVAELHDVLVSPHNPSGPVSTMVSASVCAGLSNFDILEYQWNEVPWRGDLVDPPERFSGGIIEVPDGPGFGITLNDTLAREHA from the coding sequence ATGACCACACGCTTCTCGCGCCGTGCGTTCCTCGGCAGCGTCCCCGCGCTCGCCGCCCTCCCGCACGTCTCGTCCGCCGCCGGGGCGGCGCCGCGGCTGCCGCTGGGACAGCCGGAGCTCGGGCTCCGCATCACCGGCATGGAGCTGATCACGGTGCGGGCCACCGCCCGCACGAACTGGATCTTCGTGCGGCTGGCGACCAACGACGGCATGACGGGCCTGGGCGAGGCGTCGATGGGCCGGCTGCCCGCGTTGCCCGAGCTGGACGAGTTCTTCGAGCTCGTCCGCGACCGCTCCCCGTTCGAGATCCAGCGTTACCGGCAGCAGGGCCGGCCGCGCGCGGCCGGCGGCGACCGCCGGCTGGCCACCGCGTTCAGCGCGATCGAGCAGGCGCAGTGGGACCTGGTCGGCAAGGCCCTGCAGGCGCCGGCCTACGACCTGACCGGCGGCGCGCTGCGGCACGAGCTGCCGGGCTATGCGAACATCAACCGCGCCACGTCGGATCGGACACCCGAAGGTTTCGCCGCCAACGCGCGGCAGGCGGTGGCGGACGGCTTCCGCGCCATCAAGGCGGCGCCGTTCGACGGGTTCCCGCCGCTCGACGGTCCGGCCGCCGAGGTGGAGGCGGCCACCGAGCTGGGCATCGCCTGCATCGAGGCGATGCGGGCGGCCATCGGGCCGGACGTCGACCTGAAGATCGACGTCCACAGCTTCTTCGACGTGCCGCTGGCGATCGAGGTCGCCGAGCGTCTTCAGCCGCAGGCGCTGTCCTGGTACGAGGAGCCGGTGCCGCCGACCGACGTGGAGAGCACCCGGGCGATCAAGGAAGGCATCCGCCAGACGATGGCGGGCGGCGAGTTCCTGTTCGGGGTGGAGGGCTTCGCCCCGCTGTGCCGGGAGCGCGCGGTGGACATCATCATGCCCGACGTCAAGCACTGCGGCGGCGTGGCGGAGCTGGGCCGCATCGCGACCGTCGCCGAGCTGCACGACGTGCTCGTCTCGCCGCACAACCCGAGCGGCCCCGTCAGCACGATGGTCTCGGCCAGCGTCTGCGCCGGCCTCTCGAACTTCGACATCCTGGAGTACCAGTGGAACGAGGTGCCGTGGCGCGGCGACCTCGTCGATCCGCCGGAGCGTTTCTCGGGCGGGATCATCGAGGTACCCGACGGTCCGGGGTTCGGCATCACGCTCAACGACACCCTGGCGCGCGAACACGCCTGA
- a CDS encoding DUF4159 domain-containing protein has product MTRRVAVLAVASFLLSGMLAAAAAQWGWGVGEGNMPARFPPASMPDRGFTFCKLMYDQVRYEALGMGWSTDYPYAGINLMHRIEDLTTTHVSKDRRGDPNHWVVRLTDDELFNCPFVMAADVGTIGMSAAEASRLREYLLKGGFLWVDDFWGTRAWDHWVGEISRVLPPAQYPIRDVPLDHPVFRALTHVEKVPQITSIQFWYRARGRTTSERGRDSDVAHLRAISDEHGRFLVVMTHNTDVADAWEREADDPRFFEQFSPDGYGLGINMVLYSMSR; this is encoded by the coding sequence ATGACGCGCCGGGTCGCTGTGCTCGCCGTGGCGTCGTTCCTCCTGTCCGGCATGCTGGCCGCCGCGGCGGCGCAGTGGGGTTGGGGAGTAGGGGAAGGCAACATGCCCGCGCGCTTCCCGCCCGCCTCGATGCCGGATCGCGGCTTCACCTTCTGCAAGCTGATGTACGACCAGGTGCGCTACGAGGCGCTCGGCATGGGCTGGTCGACCGACTATCCCTACGCCGGCATCAACCTGATGCACCGGATCGAGGACCTGACGACGACCCACGTCAGCAAGGATCGCCGCGGCGATCCGAACCACTGGGTCGTGCGGCTGACCGACGACGAGCTGTTCAACTGCCCGTTCGTCATGGCCGCCGACGTCGGCACGATCGGCATGAGCGCCGCGGAGGCGTCGCGGCTCCGGGAGTACCTGCTGAAGGGCGGCTTCCTCTGGGTGGACGATTTCTGGGGAACGCGCGCCTGGGACCACTGGGTCGGCGAGATCTCCCGGGTGCTGCCGCCGGCGCAGTATCCCATCCGGGACGTGCCGCTCGATCACCCGGTGTTCCGCGCCCTGACGCACGTCGAGAAGGTGCCCCAGATCACGTCGATCCAGTTCTGGTACCGGGCGCGGGGACGCACGACGTCCGAGCGGGGACGCGACAGCGACGTGGCCCATCTCCGCGCGATCAGCGACGAGCACGGGCGCTTCCTCGTGGTGATGACGCACAACACGGACGTCGCCGACGCGTGGGAGCGGGAGGCCGACGACCCCCGCTTCTTCGAGCAGTTCTCGCCCGACGGTTACGGGCTGGGCATCAACATGGTGCTCTACTCGATGAGCCGGTAG
- a CDS encoding phosphopyruvate hydratase, which yields MRIRAVDGLEVIDSRGNPTVEARVHLDDGTVAEARVPSGASTGEREATELRDGGARYGGKGVLQAVANVNGEINRALSGQDAADQRGLDQRMIDLDGTPNKSRLGANAILGVSMAAARAAAAAAGVPLYRHLGGDDSAVLPVPCLNVINGGQHADNTVDFQEFKIAPHKAPSFAEALRMGVETFHALRALLKRRGKSTGIGDEGGFAPDLATNEEAVELILEAIEKAGYRPGADIAICLDPATSEMWRDSRYVAFKSDQSARSTAQMIELWSGWIDRYPIVLIEDALAENDWDGWARITAALGSRIELVGDDLFCTNPAILQRGIDGSVANSILVKLNQIGTVSETLDTVRLAQRNGYGAYMSHRSGETEDTFIADLAVATGCGHIKTGSGCRGERTAKFNRLLRIEHELGDRARFAGLGGFRQSVLSR from the coding sequence ATGAGGATTCGGGCGGTCGACGGACTGGAAGTGATCGATTCCCGCGGCAATCCGACGGTCGAGGCCCGCGTTCACCTCGACGACGGCACGGTCGCGGAGGCCCGCGTCCCGTCGGGCGCGTCGACCGGCGAGCGCGAGGCGACGGAGCTGCGGGACGGCGGCGCGCGCTACGGCGGCAAGGGCGTCCTGCAGGCCGTGGCCAACGTCAACGGCGAGATCAACCGGGCCCTCTCCGGTCAGGACGCCGCCGACCAGCGCGGGCTCGACCAGCGGATGATCGATCTCGACGGCACCCCGAACAAGTCCCGGCTCGGCGCCAACGCGATTCTCGGCGTGTCGATGGCGGCGGCGCGCGCCGCCGCCGCGGCCGCCGGCGTCCCCCTGTATCGCCACCTCGGCGGCGATGACTCGGCCGTGCTGCCCGTGCCTTGCCTCAACGTCATCAACGGCGGGCAGCACGCCGACAACACCGTCGATTTCCAGGAATTCAAGATCGCCCCGCACAAGGCGCCGTCATTCGCCGAGGCGTTGCGGATGGGCGTCGAGACCTTCCATGCCCTGCGAGCGCTCCTCAAGCGCCGGGGCAAGTCGACCGGCATCGGCGACGAGGGGGGCTTCGCGCCCGATCTGGCGACCAACGAGGAGGCGGTCGAGCTGATCCTGGAGGCCATCGAAAAGGCAGGCTACCGTCCGGGAGCCGATATCGCGATCTGCCTCGACCCGGCGACCAGCGAGATGTGGCGCGACAGCCGCTACGTCGCCTTCAAGTCCGACCAGTCGGCGCGCAGCACGGCGCAGATGATCGAGCTGTGGAGCGGATGGATCGACCGCTATCCCATCGTGCTCATCGAGGACGCGCTGGCCGAGAACGACTGGGACGGCTGGGCGCGGATCACCGCGGCGCTGGGATCGCGGATCGAGCTGGTCGGCGACGACCTGTTCTGCACGAATCCCGCCATCCTGCAGCGGGGCATCGACGGGAGCGTCGCGAACTCCATTCTCGTCAAGCTGAACCAGATCGGGACCGTCTCGGAGACCCTGGACACCGTGCGCCTGGCCCAGCGCAACGGCTACGGCGCCTACATGTCGCACCGCTCCGGCGAGACCGAGGACACCTTCATCGCCGACCTCGCCGTCGCCACCGGCTGCGGCCACATCAAGACCGGATCCGGCTGCCGCGGCGAGCGGACGGCGAAGTTCAACCGGCTGCTGCGCATCGAGCACGAGCTGGGCGACCGGGCGCGGTTCGCCGGTCTCGGCGGCTTCCGGCAGTCCGTGCTGTCGAGATGA
- a CDS encoding ester cyclase encodes MIATVETLVRRFYDDLWNRFDTALIPELLTEDVTVRGALGRHAAGHAGFADYLELVHGAFPDFEQIIEEVIVDAVGGSAFVRLHCRGTHRGALFGLPATGRLITYEGAARFETRAGRIADIWILGDLHSLVRQLETQRL; translated from the coding sequence GTGATCGCCACGGTCGAGACGCTCGTCCGGCGCTTCTACGACGACCTCTGGAACCGGTTCGACACGGCGCTCATACCGGAGCTCCTGACCGAGGACGTAACGGTCCGCGGCGCGCTCGGGCGCCACGCGGCCGGGCACGCCGGGTTCGCCGACTACCTGGAGCTGGTGCACGGCGCGTTCCCCGACTTCGAGCAGATCATCGAAGAGGTGATCGTCGACGCGGTCGGCGGTTCGGCGTTCGTGCGCCTGCACTGCCGGGGTACCCATCGGGGCGCGCTGTTCGGCCTGCCGGCCACCGGACGCCTGATCACCTACGAAGGAGCCGCCCGTTTCGAGACCCGCGCCGGCCGGATCGCCGACATCTGGATTCTGGGCGACCTGCACAGCCTGGTGCGGCAGCTCGAGACCCAGCGTCTGTGA